A stretch of Candidatus Binatus sp. DNA encodes these proteins:
- a CDS encoding TetR/AcrR family transcriptional regulator, with amino-acid sequence MKPAAKSQSTDRLERKSRTALSTIVGPRRRRRRRRPEDAQSEILAAAEAFLREHPFHAMTVDDLMARTGLSRPSFYEYFSDRHDLVIKLVEKLQTRVFPVTEEWLNGQGDPRTELRKGWAGYIGIYQEHGHLIRALSAAAAQDRQVAEVYGALRDRLVAASAERIRSEIRQGRTRPLDPDETARALVVMGERYLTEKFEQSDEPDVRAAIEALTTIWMRVLYDGSD; translated from the coding sequence ATGAAACCAGCCGCTAAATCGCAAAGCACCGATCGCCTCGAGCGAAAATCACGCACCGCCTTATCGACCATTGTCGGGCCTCGCCGGCGGCGACGTCGGCGCCGTCCCGAGGATGCGCAGTCTGAAATTCTTGCGGCAGCCGAGGCTTTCCTGCGCGAGCATCCGTTCCATGCGATGACCGTCGATGACTTGATGGCGCGGACCGGGCTCTCGCGGCCCTCCTTCTATGAATACTTCAGCGACCGCCACGATCTCGTGATCAAGCTGGTCGAAAAGCTGCAAACCCGGGTCTTTCCGGTCACCGAAGAATGGCTCAACGGTCAAGGCGATCCGCGCACCGAACTCCGGAAAGGATGGGCTGGCTACATCGGCATCTACCAGGAGCACGGGCATCTGATTCGCGCGCTCTCGGCGGCGGCCGCACAAGATCGGCAAGTCGCCGAGGTATATGGCGCCTTGCGCGATCGCCTGGTCGCAGCGTCGGCAGAGCGCATCCGCAGTGAGATTCGCCAGGGCCGCACCCGACCGCTCGACCCCGATGAAACCGCTCGCGCGCTGGTGGTGATGGGCGAGCGGTATCTGACGGAGAAGTTCGAGCAATCGGACGAACCCGACGTTCGCGCCGCTATCGAGGCGCTGACAACGATCTGGATGCGCGTCCTGTACGACGGCAGCGATTAG
- a CDS encoding Thivi_2564 family membrane protein produces the protein MTLVGIVVVLVVVGLILWLINTYIPMAGAIKSLLNIVVFVVVLIWLLQVFGLIGPINGVHIPNLK, from the coding sequence ATGACACTGGTAGGTATCGTTGTAGTTCTGGTCGTAGTCGGCCTGATCCTCTGGCTCATCAATACCTACATTCCTATGGCGGGTGCGATCAAAAGCCTGCTCAATATCGTCGTATTCGTAGTCGTGTTGATATGGCTATTACAAGTGTTTGGTCTGATTGGTCCCATCAACGGAGTCCACATTCCTAACCTTAAGTGA
- a CDS encoding zinc ribbon domain-containing protein yields MPIYEYRCDREGRVFEVLAAANTANRRRRCSSCGGISRRVISTFAIHSGAPIMTASERAAAAAVDVTRLEVPPFARPCAMDDFSASRFAAHKMGRGVEFDDKSAAREHQRASRGEGTPEKTKKKSSKPPPVSSFRGD; encoded by the coding sequence ATGCCGATTTACGAATATCGATGTGACCGCGAGGGCCGCGTCTTCGAGGTGTTGGCGGCGGCGAATACGGCGAATCGGCGGCGGCGATGCTCCAGTTGCGGCGGCATATCGCGGCGGGTGATTTCGACGTTCGCGATTCATAGCGGCGCGCCGATCATGACGGCGTCGGAGCGGGCGGCCGCAGCGGCGGTGGACGTCACCAGGCTCGAAGTTCCGCCGTTTGCGAGGCCGTGCGCGATGGACGATTTCTCGGCGTCGCGATTCGCGGCGCATAAGATGGGGCGCGGCGTGGAATTCGACGACAAGAGCGCGGCGCGTGAGCATCAGCGGGCATCGCGCGGCGAGGGGACGCCGGAGAAGACGAAGAAGAAGAGTTCGAAACCCCCACCCGTTTCGAGCTTCCGGGGCGACTAA
- a CDS encoding CinA family protein, translated as MQQLLPLAEKIGAILKDRRETIGTAESTTGGLVSAALLSVPGASVYFVAGSVVYTLKARRAILDVQDAAFAHIKSVTEEGALILARVALQRFGTTWSISEIGASGPTGNRYGDAAGHSCIAIAGPVERSITVETGSPDRIANMRTFSAAALNLLLQSLTP; from the coding sequence ATGCAACAACTTCTGCCGCTTGCCGAAAAAATCGGCGCTATCCTGAAGGATCGCCGCGAAACGATCGGCACCGCCGAATCGACGACCGGCGGCCTCGTCTCGGCGGCGCTCTTGAGCGTGCCGGGCGCATCCGTCTACTTCGTCGCGGGCTCGGTCGTTTACACGCTGAAAGCGCGCCGCGCGATTCTCGACGTCCAGGATGCGGCCTTCGCGCATATCAAATCGGTAACCGAGGAGGGCGCGCTGATCCTCGCGCGCGTTGCGCTGCAACGGTTCGGAACGACCTGGAGCATCTCGGAGATTGGCGCGAGCGGTCCCACCGGCAATCGTTACGGCGACGCCGCCGGCCATAGTTGCATCGCGATCGCGGGACCGGTCGAACGATCGATCACCGTCGAGACTGGCAGCCCGGATCGAATCGCGAACATGCGCACGTTTTCGGCCGCCGCGCTGAACCTGCTGCTGCAGAGTCTCACGCCGTAG
- a CDS encoding acyl-CoA synthetase — translation MIGLKEQTVRGAKTFAELRAMHRWNIPADYNVAIDCLDRHVELRDKVALLYEDDDGHTARYTFAQMIEATNRFANALRGLGIGRGDVVAVHTPQRPETAIAHIACYRLGAIALPISKLFGPDAIEYRLSNSAAKAILMEPETVQKIDAIDRKTLPNFKHVIVTDGGKGGLSFDELLSKGAPSFTTEKSSAEDPVLLMYTSGTTGNPKGVLHVARYVLGHNGIDYSYNYLRDGDLYYSPADWAWAGGLLDGLLAIWPYGIPVLAYRSKARFDPDVTFKLLEKYGASVGLYPPTALKVLREVKRPRDKYKLKLRCIVSGAEPVSPQLARWVDEELRVEFNQGFGQTEANYFIGTCSAIEKARLEPLGKPYPGHDVAIVSPEGVPLKTGEAGEIAIRRDSPVVMREYWKNPAAMSEKFKGEWCMTGDLGHMDDEGYVYFQGRNDDVIKSSGYRIGPSEIEAKIMEHKSVASCAVIGIPDPQRGQAIKAFVKLLPGFTPSAEMIKEIQTHVKTRLAAHEAPREIEFLDEFPSTVTGKIMRRELRAREQSKAKS, via the coding sequence ATGATTGGACTCAAGGAACAGACGGTGCGCGGGGCGAAGACTTTTGCCGAGCTTCGCGCGATGCATCGGTGGAATATCCCGGCGGATTACAACGTCGCGATCGATTGCCTCGATCGCCATGTCGAGCTGCGCGACAAGGTGGCGCTGCTGTACGAGGACGACGACGGGCACACCGCGCGCTACACGTTCGCGCAGATGATCGAGGCGACGAACCGGTTCGCGAATGCGCTGCGCGGGCTCGGAATCGGGCGCGGCGACGTGGTCGCGGTGCATACGCCGCAGCGGCCCGAGACGGCGATCGCGCATATCGCGTGCTATCGGCTGGGAGCGATCGCGCTGCCGATATCGAAACTGTTCGGCCCCGACGCGATCGAGTATCGGCTGTCGAACAGCGCGGCCAAAGCGATCCTGATGGAGCCGGAGACGGTCCAGAAGATCGACGCGATCGATCGTAAGACGCTCCCGAATTTCAAGCACGTGATCGTCACCGACGGTGGCAAAGGCGGCTTAAGCTTCGACGAGCTGCTGAGCAAAGGCGCGCCGAGTTTCACGACGGAGAAATCGAGCGCCGAGGATCCCGTGCTGCTGATGTACACCAGCGGCACGACCGGCAATCCGAAAGGAGTGCTGCACGTCGCGCGCTACGTGCTGGGGCACAACGGGATCGATTACTCGTACAATTATTTGCGCGACGGCGATCTTTACTACAGTCCGGCGGATTGGGCGTGGGCGGGCGGCTTGCTCGACGGCTTGCTGGCGATCTGGCCGTACGGGATTCCGGTGTTGGCGTATCGCAGCAAGGCGCGGTTCGATCCCGACGTCACGTTCAAGCTGCTCGAGAAATACGGCGCGTCGGTCGGCCTCTATCCACCGACGGCGCTTAAAGTTCTGCGCGAGGTGAAGCGGCCGCGCGACAAATACAAGCTGAAGCTCCGATGTATCGTCAGCGGCGCGGAACCCGTCAGTCCGCAACTCGCGCGATGGGTCGATGAAGAGCTGCGGGTCGAATTCAACCAGGGCTTCGGGCAGACGGAAGCGAACTACTTTATCGGGACGTGCAGCGCGATCGAGAAGGCGCGGCTCGAGCCGCTCGGCAAGCCGTATCCCGGACACGACGTCGCAATCGTCTCGCCGGAAGGAGTGCCGCTCAAAACCGGGGAGGCTGGTGAGATCGCGATTCGCCGCGATTCGCCGGTCGTGATGCGCGAGTACTGGAAGAATCCCGCCGCGATGAGCGAGAAATTCAAGGGCGAATGGTGCATGACCGGCGACCTCGGGCATATGGACGACGAAGGTTATGTCTATTTCCAAGGGCGCAACGACGACGTGATCAAGAGTTCGGGCTACCGGATCGGGCCGTCGGAAATCGAAGCGAAAATCATGGAGCACAAATCGGTCGCGTCGTGCGCGGTGATCGGTATTCCTGATCCGCAGCGCGGGCAGGCGATCAAGGCATTCGTGAAGTTGCTGCCGGGATTCACCCCGTCGGCCGAGATGATCAAGGAAATCCAGACGCACGTTAAAACGCGGCTCGCCGCGCACGAGGCGCCGCGCGAGATCGAGTTTCTCGACGAGTTCCCGTCCACGGTGACGGGCAAAATCATGCGTCGCGAACTCCGCGCGCGCGAACAATCGAAGGCTAAGAGTTAG
- a CDS encoding DsbA family protein has translation MERAEIKMYSDYKSPFAYLAFDPAFELEENFRVRVRWIPFQLRIKGKAERSIYSEYKARYSYLDARRWAKARGLVIRGPLKVYDTTPALIGGLFAESQGTLLDYSRRVFAMFFARQLEADRPAAIADVIASLAMPREDYLAYLNGEGAHAYERAQSEAAEDHVFGVPLFFFGGEPFWGHDRLPILEQRLTAAGLAISQ, from the coding sequence ATGGAAAGAGCGGAAATCAAAATGTACTCGGACTACAAGAGTCCGTTTGCGTATCTCGCGTTCGATCCCGCCTTCGAACTCGAAGAGAACTTTCGCGTGCGCGTGCGATGGATTCCGTTTCAGCTACGGATCAAGGGCAAAGCCGAGCGCAGCATCTATTCCGAGTACAAGGCGCGCTACTCCTATCTCGATGCGCGGCGATGGGCGAAAGCGCGCGGCCTCGTGATTCGCGGACCGCTCAAGGTTTACGACACGACGCCGGCGCTGATCGGCGGCCTGTTCGCCGAATCGCAAGGCACGCTGCTCGACTATAGCCGCCGCGTATTTGCGATGTTCTTTGCGCGACAGCTCGAAGCCGATCGGCCCGCCGCTATCGCCGACGTGATCGCGAGCCTCGCGATGCCGCGCGAGGACTACCTGGCTTACCTGAACGGCGAGGGCGCGCATGCATACGAGCGCGCGCAGAGCGAGGCCGCCGAGGATCACGTCTTTGGCGTGCCGCTATTTTTTTTCGGCGGCGAGCCGTTCTGGGGCCACGATCGATTGCCGATCCTCGAGCAGCGGCTGACCGCGGCGGGGCTCGCGATTTCGCAGTGA
- a CDS encoding SDR family NAD(P)-dependent oxidoreductase — MDPKGKVALITGGARIGQVVAQALAARGCALAMLYRSSRDAAERTVAAARNEGVEAIAIQADATNEAQVAAAVAETRQNFGRLDILINMASTYVKTPAPSAKDWSLAMDSNATSAFMFSVQAAPVMKAGGGGRIINFTDWLAVSRRARYHDYVPYYSSKAAVIGLTESLALDLAPDILVNAIAPGPILPPPDLTPAEHNRVIAATPLARWGGGEEIAKAVLFLIETEFVTGECIRVDGGRHLS, encoded by the coding sequence ATGGATCCCAAGGGCAAAGTGGCGCTGATCACCGGCGGCGCGCGGATTGGACAGGTCGTTGCGCAAGCGCTTGCCGCGCGGGGATGCGCGCTCGCGATGCTGTATCGAAGTTCCCGCGACGCAGCGGAACGGACCGTGGCGGCGGCGCGCAATGAGGGCGTCGAAGCGATTGCGATCCAGGCGGATGCGACCAACGAAGCGCAGGTGGCCGCCGCGGTCGCCGAGACCCGGCAGAATTTCGGTCGCCTCGACATCCTGATCAACATGGCCTCGACCTACGTCAAGACTCCTGCGCCGAGCGCGAAGGATTGGTCGCTCGCGATGGATTCCAACGCGACCAGCGCGTTCATGTTTTCGGTGCAAGCGGCGCCAGTGATGAAGGCCGGCGGCGGCGGACGCATCATCAACTTTACGGATTGGCTGGCCGTCAGCCGGCGGGCCCGCTACCACGACTACGTGCCTTACTATTCGTCGAAGGCGGCGGTGATCGGGCTGACGGAGAGCCTCGCGCTGGATCTCGCGCCGGATATCCTGGTCAATGCGATCGCGCCGGGGCCGATCCTGCCGCCACCCGATCTGACGCCAGCCGAGCACAATCGCGTAATCGCGGCGACACCGCTCGCGCGATGGGGTGGCGGCGAGGAGATCGCGAAGGCGGTCTTGTTCCTGATCGAAACGGAATTCGTCACCGGCGAATGTATTCGCGTCGATGGCGGCCGCCATCTCTCGTAA
- a CDS encoding N-acyl homoserine lactonase family protein: protein MAESKVRRMWTLPGAELTAPLALLVQGGDPNTLLTLPCPSFLIEHPKGLVLFDTGCNPKIIDDAVGYWGETARHLPLKWSKSDTLDKQIEGVGYKTEDVKYVILSHAHLDHAGGLTYFPKAKFIVGSNELRYAYWPDPARRWAFILDDYIPTRGYDWLELGADFDLFGDGSLKFLLTPGHTPGECSLLVNLPNRKILLTGDTVHVRSAVVTEATMPLDTNPNQSVESIQRIKAIRDMHDATMWITHDPEDWAELPHKIE from the coding sequence ATGGCTGAATCGAAAGTTCGACGAATGTGGACACTGCCCGGCGCGGAATTGACGGCGCCGCTCGCGTTGCTGGTGCAGGGCGGCGATCCCAACACTTTGCTGACGCTGCCGTGCCCGTCGTTCCTGATCGAGCATCCCAAGGGTCTGGTGCTGTTCGACACCGGATGCAATCCGAAGATCATCGATGATGCGGTTGGCTATTGGGGCGAAACCGCGCGGCATCTGCCGCTCAAGTGGAGCAAGTCGGACACGCTCGACAAGCAGATCGAGGGCGTCGGCTACAAGACCGAGGACGTCAAGTACGTAATCCTGTCGCATGCGCATCTCGATCACGCGGGCGGGCTGACTTACTTTCCGAAGGCGAAGTTCATCGTTGGATCGAACGAACTGCGCTACGCGTACTGGCCCGATCCGGCGCGGCGATGGGCATTCATCCTCGACGACTATATTCCGACGCGCGGCTACGATTGGCTCGAACTCGGCGCGGATTTCGATCTGTTCGGCGACGGCAGCCTCAAGTTTCTGCTGACGCCGGGGCATACGCCGGGCGAATGCTCCCTGCTGGTCAATCTGCCGAATCGAAAAATATTGCTGACCGGCGACACGGTGCACGTGCGCTCGGCGGTCGTGACGGAAGCGACGATGCCGCTCGATACCAACCCGAATCAATCGGTGGAATCGATCCAGCGCATCAAGGCGATCCGCGACATGCACGATGCGACGATGTGGATCACGCATGATCCGGAAGACTGGGCGGAACTTCCGCACAAGATCGAGTAG
- a CDS encoding DNA-3-methyladenine glycosylase I encodes MGAAKAADAAVRCGWARNDLAIRYHDEEWGVPLHDDRMWFEALVLDGAQAGLSWDTILRKRETYRIAFRGFDPAKVARFGDRDIARLLADQGIIRNRLKVASAITNAKAFLALQKEFGSFDAYIWQLAGGRPRINSWREIGQVPARTSESDALSKALIARGFKFVGSTICYALMQATGIVNDHMVDCFRYRQVLKLRR; translated from the coding sequence ATGGGTGCGGCGAAGGCGGCAGATGCGGCGGTGCGATGCGGATGGGCGCGCAACGACCTCGCGATTCGTTATCACGACGAAGAATGGGGCGTGCCCCTGCACGACGATCGGATGTGGTTCGAGGCGCTGGTGCTTGACGGCGCGCAAGCCGGCCTTAGCTGGGACACGATTCTTCGCAAGCGCGAAACTTATCGCATCGCATTCCGGGGATTCGATCCGGCGAAGGTAGCCAGGTTCGGCGATCGCGACATCGCGCGACTCCTCGCCGACCAGGGAATCATCCGCAACCGGCTCAAGGTCGCGTCGGCAATTACCAATGCGAAGGCCTTCCTCGCGTTACAAAAGGAGTTCGGCAGTTTCGACGCGTACATCTGGCAGCTCGCGGGCGGGCGGCCGCGAATCAATTCGTGGCGCGAGATCGGGCAGGTACCGGCGCGCACCTCAGAATCGGACGCGCTCAGCAAGGCGCTGATCGCGCGCGGCTTCAAGTTCGTCGGCTCGACTATCTGCTACGCGCTGATGCAGGCGACCGGCATCGTGAACGATCACATGGTCGATTGCTTCCGCTACCGCCAGGTCTTAAAGCTCCGCCGCTAG
- the ppk1 gene encoding polyphosphate kinase 1 encodes MGRGVGLDVESTIDMSNQADTAAENPAIAPADAAISAASNDAIAAGPSVAVTVAPAEAPVANGAIEDAKPQPLRIDKDLTAPELFLNRELTWLGFNGRVLQEAGDERNPLLERLKFLAITASNLDEFFMKRIGGLKQQVVAGMHELTVDGRTPQQQIAECYAVVREMERRQRELMPQILGQLETFGIRLRRYDNLSADERKTIREYYYKNIFPLVTPQAMDPAHPFPFVSNLSLNLLVTARYQNDSDPLMARVKVPLGFGIPRFLRIGNQNDFIKLEDVIANNLDLLFPSMLIDSYELFRVTRNANTERDEDEADDLLALIESELRDRRFAPIVRLETIAGMNATHRGMLAAELGLDERSDVFEVDGMLSLRDLMELASIDAPALHDPPHHPVDHPRLTVGRSIFHVIRDAGSVLLLHPYEFFSTSVERFLREAAEDPKVRAIKMTLYRTSSDSKIISLLCEAARNGKQVAVVVELKARFDEAANIYFAERLESYGIHVTYGVMGLKTHSKVILVIRQDYNGLRRYAHIGTGNYHPGTARLYADYGLLTCDNTIGEDLTEFFNYLTTGYMPDRPYRKILPAPVLLKRALLTRIDREIKLHSPASPGLIQFKMNALEDVDVTRALYRASQAGVKVDLIVRDTCRLRPGLPGLSDNVRVVSIVGRFLEHGRIYYFRNGGNEEYFIGSADCMKRNLESRVEVVAPVEDAQLRKELRAVIDIQLRPNRCQWEMQPDGAYLRTAASDAAIGAQQALIEFAATRQIEETKTKKRRSKGFARRTIRQNGGD; translated from the coding sequence ATGGGCCGGGGAGTGGGGCTGGATGTGGAATCGACTATCGATATGAGTAATCAGGCCGACACCGCAGCAGAAAATCCTGCAATAGCTCCGGCCGATGCGGCTATCTCGGCGGCGTCGAACGACGCGATCGCGGCTGGCCCCTCAGTGGCTGTGACCGTGGCGCCTGCAGAAGCTCCGGTGGCCAATGGCGCTATCGAAGACGCCAAGCCGCAGCCGCTCAGAATCGACAAGGACCTCACCGCGCCGGAGCTTTTTCTCAATCGCGAATTGACGTGGCTCGGGTTCAACGGCCGCGTCCTCCAGGAGGCCGGCGACGAGCGCAATCCGCTCCTCGAGCGCCTCAAGTTCCTCGCCATCACCGCCTCGAACCTCGACGAATTCTTCATGAAGCGCATCGGCGGCCTGAAGCAGCAGGTCGTTGCCGGGATGCACGAACTGACCGTGGACGGGCGTACGCCGCAGCAGCAAATCGCGGAATGTTACGCGGTCGTGCGCGAGATGGAGCGGCGCCAGCGCGAGCTGATGCCGCAGATTCTCGGGCAGCTCGAGACTTTCGGGATCCGGCTGCGCCGCTACGACAACCTTTCCGCCGACGAACGCAAGACCATTCGCGAGTACTACTACAAGAACATTTTCCCGCTGGTGACGCCGCAGGCGATGGACCCGGCGCATCCGTTCCCGTTCGTGTCGAACCTTTCGCTGAACCTGCTGGTGACGGCGCGTTATCAGAACGATTCGGACCCGCTGATGGCGCGCGTAAAGGTGCCGCTCGGTTTCGGCATCCCGCGCTTTCTCAGGATCGGCAACCAGAACGATTTCATCAAGCTCGAGGACGTGATCGCCAACAATCTCGATCTGCTATTCCCCTCGATGCTGATCGACTCCTACGAGTTGTTCCGCGTCACGCGCAACGCCAACACCGAGCGCGACGAAGACGAAGCGGACGACCTGCTGGCGCTGATCGAATCGGAACTGCGCGATCGCCGTTTCGCACCGATCGTGCGCCTCGAAACGATCGCCGGCATGAACGCGACGCATCGCGGGATGCTCGCCGCCGAGCTCGGACTCGACGAACGTTCGGACGTGTTCGAAGTCGATGGGATGCTCTCGCTGCGCGACCTGATGGAGCTTGCCTCGATCGACGCGCCGGCGCTGCACGATCCGCCGCATCATCCGGTGGATCATCCGCGCCTCACCGTCGGCCGCAGCATCTTTCACGTGATCCGCGACGCCGGCTCCGTGCTGTTGCTGCATCCTTACGAGTTTTTCTCGACTTCGGTCGAGCGCTTTTTGCGGGAAGCCGCCGAGGATCCGAAAGTCCGCGCGATCAAGATGACGCTCTACCGCACCTCGAGCGACTCGAAGATCATCAGCCTGCTCTGCGAAGCCGCGCGCAACGGCAAACAGGTCGCCGTGGTTGTCGAACTCAAGGCGCGCTTCGATGAAGCCGCGAATATCTACTTCGCCGAGCGCCTCGAGTCGTACGGCATCCACGTGACCTACGGCGTGATGGGGCTGAAGACCCACTCCAAGGTCATTCTCGTGATCCGCCAGGACTACAACGGACTCCGCCGCTATGCCCATATCGGCACCGGCAACTATCATCCCGGCACCGCGCGCTTGTACGCCGACTATGGACTGCTGACGTGCGATAACACGATCGGCGAGGACCTGACCGAGTTCTTCAACTATCTGACGACGGGCTATATGCCCGATCGCCCGTATCGGAAAATCCTGCCCGCGCCGGTCCTGCTGAAACGCGCGCTGCTCACGCGAATCGATCGCGAGATCAAGCTTCATTCGCCGGCTTCGCCCGGCTTGATTCAGTTCAAAATGAACGCGCTCGAAGACGTGGACGTCACCCGCGCGCTCTATCGTGCGTCGCAAGCCGGAGTGAAGGTTGATCTAATCGTTCGCGACACCTGCCGCCTGCGTCCCGGACTACCTGGGCTCTCGGACAACGTGCGCGTCGTCAGTATCGTCGGCCGCTTCCTCGAGCACGGCCGGATTTACTATTTTCGCAACGGCGGCAACGAGGAATATTTCATCGGCTCGGCCGATTGCATGAAGCGCAATCTCGAAAGCCGGGTCGAGGTCGTCGCGCCAGTCGAGGATGCGCAACTGCGCAAGGAATTGCGCGCCGTGATCGATATTCAACTGCGGCCGAATCGATGCCAGTGGGAGATGCAGCCCGACGGCGCCTACCTCAGGACGGCCGCTTCCGATGCGGCGATTGGCGCTCAGCAGGCGCTGATCGAATTTGCGGCGACGCGGCAGATCGAAGAGACCAAAACCAAGAAACGGCGCTCGAAAGGTTTCGCGCGGCGCACCATCCGCCAAAACGGCGGCGATTGA
- the argE gene encoding acetylornithine deacetylase, with amino-acid sequence MYDYLYEAAKRLIGFDTVSSNSAVPAMEYLAKELASRGFKTALQPVELLGVSQANLVAWAGPPRSDGLIVSAHVDTVPYAGQPGWEREPLKFEAAGDRIYGRGASDMKGFIANCLDAVRTLDTSKLKRPLVFVFTASEEVGCLGAHEVAPALRQILGECPVPKLAWIGEPSSYEVYRAHKSIVSFGVTVRGIGGHSGAPARGVNAIAVMGRVIEAIGRLQEARRISPDPEFQSIFPDAPTDVVNFGTVKGGLALNMIAEECALRVSYRTLPNADPLQLYREVEQRIAELDTTDYASHEHRATVELGRTMVVPPLNSPPGTPLERVLFDLTGAKTSGGALYGTDGGWFTSSGIVSLICGPGDLDQAHQPNEYIRREPFERGTAMVHKVIERMCNSE; translated from the coding sequence ATGTATGACTATTTGTATGAAGCCGCGAAGCGGCTAATCGGGTTCGATACCGTCAGCAGCAACAGCGCGGTGCCGGCAATGGAATACCTGGCGAAGGAACTGGCGTCGCGCGGCTTCAAAACAGCGCTACAACCGGTGGAGTTGCTGGGCGTTTCGCAGGCGAACCTGGTGGCATGGGCGGGACCGCCGCGCAGCGACGGGCTGATCGTCTCCGCGCACGTCGATACGGTGCCGTACGCCGGGCAGCCGGGATGGGAGCGCGAGCCGCTGAAATTCGAGGCCGCGGGCGATCGAATCTATGGCCGCGGCGCCAGCGACATGAAGGGTTTCATCGCGAATTGCCTCGACGCGGTGCGCACGCTGGATACGTCGAAGCTCAAGCGCCCGTTGGTGTTCGTGTTCACGGCGAGCGAGGAAGTCGGATGCCTCGGCGCGCATGAAGTCGCGCCAGCGCTCAGGCAGATACTCGGCGAATGCCCGGTTCCCAAGTTGGCCTGGATCGGCGAGCCGTCGTCGTACGAAGTCTATCGCGCGCACAAGAGTATCGTGTCGTTCGGCGTGACGGTGCGCGGCATCGGCGGGCATAGCGGCGCGCCGGCCAGGGGCGTCAACGCGATCGCCGTGATGGGCCGCGTGATCGAGGCTATCGGCCGTCTGCAGGAAGCGCGGCGGATTTCGCCGGATCCGGAGTTTCAAAGTATATTTCCGGACGCGCCGACTGATGTAGTCAATTTCGGCACCGTGAAGGGCGGACTGGCGTTGAATATGATCGCCGAGGAATGTGCGCTGCGGGTCAGCTATCGCACTTTGCCTAATGCCGACCCACTGCAATTGTATCGCGAAGTCGAGCAGCGCATCGCGGAACTGGATACGACTGACTATGCCTCGCACGAGCATCGCGCGACAGTCGAACTTGGCCGCACGATGGTGGTGCCGCCGCTCAACTCACCGCCGGGCACGCCGCTCGAACGCGTGCTGTTCGACCTGACGGGCGCCAAGACCTCTGGCGGCGCACTCTATGGCACCGACGGCGGATGGTTCACCAGTTCAGGCATCGTTTCGCTGATCTGCGGGCCGGGCGATCTCGACCAGGCGCATCAGCCGAATGAATATATCCGTCGCGAACCGTTCGAGCGCGGCACCGCGATGGTGCATAAGGTGATCGAGCGGATGTGCAATAGCGAGTAG
- a CDS encoding enoyl-CoA hydratase/isomerase family protein: MATDYSDYEFLKVDVAERVATITINRPDRLNAVHNELHHELEQIWLDVRSDQDVNAIILTGAGRAFCAGGDVKGMAGGTLAGGTGKAGKGRGRGPIAASNGRRVVENMLDVEQPIIGAINGDAIGLGATLALLCDITVVSEKARFADTHVKVGIVAGDGGAVIWPLLIGPNRAKEFLMRGNFINGAEAGRIGMVNYAVEPEQVMPKARELAQELADGPTLAIRWSKLAVNKWLKQQANLILDASLAYEMMTFNTKHHQEAVKAFVEKRKPNFVDAK, encoded by the coding sequence ATGGCGACCGACTACAGCGACTATGAATTCCTGAAAGTGGACGTGGCCGAGCGGGTTGCGACGATCACGATCAACCGTCCCGACCGGCTGAACGCGGTTCACAACGAACTGCATCACGAACTCGAACAGATTTGGCTCGACGTGCGGAGCGATCAGGACGTCAACGCGATCATCCTGACCGGCGCGGGGCGCGCGTTTTGCGCCGGCGGCGACGTCAAGGGGATGGCGGGCGGCACGCTCGCGGGCGGCACCGGCAAGGCGGGCAAGGGCCGCGGGCGCGGACCGATCGCCGCGTCGAACGGACGCCGCGTGGTGGAAAACATGCTCGACGTCGAGCAGCCGATTATCGGCGCGATCAACGGCGACGCGATCGGACTCGGCGCGACGCTGGCGCTTTTGTGCGACATCACGGTGGTGTCGGAGAAGGCGCGCTTCGCCGACACGCACGTCAAGGTCGGAATCGTGGCGGGCGACGGCGGTGCGGTGATCTGGCCGCTGCTGATCGGACCGAATCGCGCGAAGGAATTCCTGATGCGCGGGAATTTCATTAATGGCGCCGAGGCGGGCCGGATCGGGATGGTGAACTATGCGGTCGAGCCGGAGCAGGTGATGCCCAAGGCGCGGGAACTCGCGCAGGAACTGGCCGACGGGCCGACCTTGGCGATCCGGTGGAGCAAGCTCGCGGTGAACAAGTGGCTGAAGCAGCAGGCGAATCTGATCCTCGACGCGTCGCTGGCGTACGAGATGATGACGTTTAATACCAAGCATCATCAGGAAGCGGTGAAGGCGTTCGTCGAGAAGCGCAAGCCTAACTTCGTCGATGCGAAGTAG